The following proteins are encoded in a genomic region of Populus trichocarpa isolate Nisqually-1 chromosome 13, P.trichocarpa_v4.1, whole genome shotgun sequence:
- the LOC7478873 gene encoding uncharacterized protein LOC7478873 isoform X1, whose protein sequence is MTEFFRINSVHSLHTHRQVMVEIKMIAICQLGGEFVTDKDGTLSYRGGDAHAIDIDDQIKFNDFKLEVAEMFNCSVNTMSLKYFLPGNKKTLITISNDKDLKRMIKFHGDSVTADVYVILEDNFLPGVSNLPASRSSRTTLSEAVPPIDAPLAILEDITQPDNSLVAPLDLDVVDDTNNVDIHIEDQQIDPLEISPILPLLASNDEKHAKGAQQWQNTITGVGQRFSSVHEFRESLRKYAIAHQFAFRYKKNDSHRVTVKCKAEGCPWRIHASRLSTTQLICIKKMNPTHTCEGSVVTTGHQATRSWVASIIKEKLKVFPNYKPKDIVNDIKHEYGIQLNYFQAWRGKEIAKEQLQGSYKEAYNQLPFFCDKIMETNPGSLATFTTKDDSSFERLFVSFHASLYGFVQGCRPLLFLDSLPLNSKYQGTLLAATAADGNDSVFPVAFALVDAETNDNWHWFLLQMKTALSTSCPITFVADKLKGLKESIAEIFKGSFHGYCLRYLSEQLIQDLKGQFSHEVKRLMIEDLNAAAYACRPEIFQRCMESIKSISLEAYNWILQSEPQSWANSFFQGARYNYMTSNFGEMFYSWVSDAHELPITQMVDVIRGKIMELIYTRRADSNQWLTRLTPSAEEKLEKESLKVHSLQVLLSAGSIFEVRGESVEVVDIDRWDCSCKDWQLSGLPCCHALAVIGCIGRSPYDYCSRYFTTESYRLTYSESVHPVPNVDMPLEKDSSQVAVTVTPPPTRRPPGRPTTKKYGQQDVVKRQLQCSRCKGLGHNKSTCKVVEC, encoded by the exons ATGACTGAATTTTTTAGAATCAACTCTGTCCATTCTTTACATACTCACAG gcaGGTAATGGTGGAGATAAAAATGATAGCTATTTGTCAGTTGGGTGGTGAATTTGTGACGGATAAGGATGGTACTTTGTCGTATAGAGGTGGTGATGCTCATGCTATAGACATTGATGACCAAATTAAGTTCAATGACTTCAAGTTGGAGGTGGCTGAGATGTTTAATTGCAGTGTCAATACCATGTCTCTCAAATACTTTCTTCCAGGCAATAAGAAGACTCTTATTACCATCTCTAATGACAAGGACTTGAAGCGGATGATAAAATTTCACGGGGATTCTGTCACTGCAGATGTTTATGTGATTTTGGAAGATAATTTTCTGCCTGGTGTCTCAAATTTGCCTGCCAGTAG ATCAAGCAGAACAACTCTGTCTGAAGCAGTGCCTCCTATTGATGCTCCTCTTGCCATTTTGGAGGATATCACTCAGCCTGATAACTCGCTTGTGGCACCTCTTGATCTTGATGTTGTAGATGATACCAATAATgttgatattcatattgaagatcaGCAGATTGATCCACTTGAAATTTCACccattcttcctcttcttgcTTCCAATGATGAGAAACATGCTAAAGGTGCACAGCAATGGCAGAATACTATTACTGGAGTAGGTCAAAGATTCAGCAGTGTTCATGAATTTCGCGAATCATTGCGTAAATATGCCATTGCACACCAGTTTGCATTTAGATATAAGAAGAACGATAGCCATCGTGTAACAGTTAAATGCAAAGCCGAAGGTTGTCCCTGGAGAATTCATGCGTCAAGGTTGTCGACCACTCAACTAATTTGCATCAAGAAGATGAATCCAACTCATACATGTGAAGGGTCGGTGGTGACAACAGGACATCAGGCAACTCGGAGCTGGGTAGCTAGTATTATTAAGGAAAAGTTGAAAGTTTTCCCAAATTACAAGCCCAAGGATATTGTCAATGACATCAAACATGAATATGGAATCCAACTAAACTACTTCCAGGCATGGCGTGGGAAAGAAATTGCAAAGGAGCAGCTTCAGGGTTCATACAAAGAGGCATATAATCAGTTACCATTTTTCTGTGACAAGATAATGGAGACAAATCCTGGTAGCCTGGCAACATTCACCACAAAGGATGACTCAAGTTTTGAGCGCCTATTTGTCTCATTCCATGCCTCATTGTATGGTTTTGTTCAAGGTTGCAGAcctcttcttttccttgatAGCTTacctttaaattcaaaatatcaaGGTACATTATTAGCTGCAACAGCTGCAGATGGGAATGATAGCGTGTTTCCTGTTGCTTTTGCATTAGTAGATGCAGAAACTAATGATAATTGGCATTGGTTCTTACTTCAAATGAAAACTGCACTGTCAACTTCTTGTCCAATAACATTTGTGGCAGACAAACTAAAGGGCTTAAAGGAATCAATTGCCGAGATATTCAAGGGCTCATTCCATGGCTATTGCCTACGGTATTTGTCTGAGCAACTTATTCAGGACTTGAAGGGGCAGTTTTCTCATGAGGTTAAGCGACTAATGATTGAAGACTTAAATGCTGCTGCCTATGCATGTAGGCCTGAAATCTTCCAGAGGTGCATGGAGAGCATCAAAAGTATTTCACTGGAAGCTTACAATTGGATCCTCCAAAGTGAACCGCAAAGTTGGGCGAATTCATTTTTTCAGGGTGCAAGATACAATTACATGACATCTAACTTTGGAGAGATGTTCTACAGCTGGGTATCAGATGCACATGAGTTACCAATAACACAGATGGTTGATGTGATACGGGGTAAGATTATGGAGTTGATTTATACAAGGCGGGCAGATTCCAACCAGTGGCTGACAAGATTAACTCCATCTGCGGAGGAAAAGCTAGAGAAGGAAAGTTTGAAAGTACATTCCCTTCAGGTGCTGCTGTCAGCTGGTAGTATATTTGAGGTTCGTGGAGAATCTGTTGAAGTGGTTGATATCGACCGCTGGGATTGTAGTTGCAAAGATTGGCAGCTTTCTGGTTTACCTTGTTGCCATGCTCTTGCTGTCATTGGTTGTATTGGCAGGAGTCCATATGATTATTGTTCAAGATATTTCACAACTGAAAGCTACCGATTGACGTATTCGGAGTCTGTTCACCCTGTACCCAATGTGGACATGCCTCTTGAGAAAGATTCTTCTCAGGTTGCAGTAACTGTAACCCCTCCTCCGACCCGGCGTCCTCCAGGCCGGCCTACCACAAAGAAATATGGACAACAAGATGTAGTCAAACGTCAGCTCCAGTGCAGTAGATGCAAGGGTCTTGGGCACAACAAGTCCACTTGCAAAGTTGTAGAGTGTTAG
- the LOC7465209 gene encoding probable L-cysteine desulfhydrase, chloroplastic, with translation MSPKHYFSPFVSSLPSSLPSSYLSLSFSPFFLLHAMASSSLKHHKSHSLNGFTTPAKRTKLSFISDSEIQSEFSHHDQTIARINNGSFGSCPQSVISAQQNLQLQFLRQPDNFYFNTLKPSILHSRSLIKSLVNAHSVDEISLVDNATTAAAIVLQNCAWGFNEGRFSKGDVAVMLHYAYGAVKKSVQAYVTRAGGEVIEVHLPFPVASKEEIVSEFRKALARGKENGKKKVRLAVIDHVTSMPSVVIPVKELVKICREEGVDQVFVDAAHGIGCVDVDVRDIGADFYTSNLHKWFFCPPSVAFLYCRKRGEDGKGGDLHHPVVSHEYGNGLAVESAWIGTRDYSAQLVVPAVLEFFNRFEGGIEGIKKRNHEKVVEMGEMLVKAWGTNLGSPPEMCGSMIMVGLPACLGISNDLDTLKLRSHLREHFQVEVPIYFRAPVDGEVDSITGYARISHQVYNKVEDYYRFRDAVNQLVSDGFTCASLSN, from the coding sequence ATGTCACCGAAACATTATTTTTCTCCTTTCGTCTCTTCCTTGCCTTCATCATTGCCATCATCTTAcctctccctctccttctctCCATTTTTCCTCCTCCATGCCATGGCTTCCTCCTCCTTAAAACACCATAAAAGCCACTCCCTCAACGGCTTCACCACCCCCGCCAAGAGAACAAAACTTTCTTTCATTTCTGACTCTGAAATCCAATCAGAATTCTCCCACCATGACCAAACCATCGCTCGGATCAACAACGGCAGCTTTGGGAGCTGCCCTCAATCTGTCATCTCAGCCCAACAAAACCTCCAGCTCCAGTTCCTCCGCCAGCCAGATAACTTCTACTTCAACACCCTCAAACCTTCTATACTTCATTCACGCTCCTTAATCAAATCTTTGGTAAACGCTCATTCTGTTGATGAAATCTCCCTTGTAGACAACGCCACCACCGCTGCTGCTATTGTGTTACAAAACTGTGCATGGGGTTTCAACGAAGGAAGGTTTAGCAAGGGAGATGTTGCTGTCATGTTGCATTATGCTTATGGTGCTGTCAAGAAGTCTGTTCAGGCTTATGTCACGCGCGCTGGAGGGGAAGTTATTGAGGTACACTTGCCCTTCCCTGTTGCATCAAAGGAGGAGATTGTGAGTGAATTTAGAAAGGCCTTAGCGAGAGGGAAAGAAAATGGGAAGAAGAAAGTCAGGTTGGCTGTGATTGATCATGTTACTTCGATGCCTAGTGTTGTTATTCCTGTTAAAGAATTAGTTAAAATTTGTAGAGAGGAAGGTGTTGACCAGGTTTTTGTTGATGCTGCTCATGGAATTGGGTGTGTTGATGTTGATGTGAGAGATATTGGGGCTGATTTTTATACTAGTAATTTGCATAAGTGGTTTTTTTGCCCTCCTTCTGTTGCCTTTTTGTATTGCAGGAAGAGAGGAGAGGATGGTAAAGGGGGTGATCTGCATCACCCTGTTGTGTCTCATGAGTATGGTAATGGATTGGCTGTAGAGAGTGCTTGGATTGGGACTAGGGATTATAGTGCTCAGTTGGTGGTTCCGGCGGTTTTGGAGTTTTTTAATAGGTTTGAAGGTGGGATTGAGGGAATTAAGAAGAGGAATCATGAGAAAGTTGTGGAGATGGGGGAGATGCTGGTGAAAGCTTGGGGGACTAATCTTGGGTCTCCACCGGAGATGTGTGGGAGTATGATTATGGTTGGATTGCCTGCTTGTTTGGGGATTTCGAATGATCTGGATACTTTGAAGTTAAGGTCACACTTGAGAGAGCATTTCCAGGTTGAAGTTCCTATTTATTTTAGGGCTCCAGTTGATGGAGAAGTTGATTCAATTACTGGCTATGCTCGCATTTCTCATCAAGTTTACAACAAGGTTGAGGATTATTACAGGTTTAGGGATGCAGTTAACCAATTGGTCAGTGATGGCTTCACTTGTGCATCTCTCTCTAATTGA
- the LOC7478873 gene encoding uncharacterized protein LOC7478873 isoform X2 — protein MVEIKMIAICQLGGEFVTDKDGTLSYRGGDAHAIDIDDQIKFNDFKLEVAEMFNCSVNTMSLKYFLPGNKKTLITISNDKDLKRMIKFHGDSVTADVYVILEDNFLPGVSNLPASRSSRTTLSEAVPPIDAPLAILEDITQPDNSLVAPLDLDVVDDTNNVDIHIEDQQIDPLEISPILPLLASNDEKHAKGAQQWQNTITGVGQRFSSVHEFRESLRKYAIAHQFAFRYKKNDSHRVTVKCKAEGCPWRIHASRLSTTQLICIKKMNPTHTCEGSVVTTGHQATRSWVASIIKEKLKVFPNYKPKDIVNDIKHEYGIQLNYFQAWRGKEIAKEQLQGSYKEAYNQLPFFCDKIMETNPGSLATFTTKDDSSFERLFVSFHASLYGFVQGCRPLLFLDSLPLNSKYQGTLLAATAADGNDSVFPVAFALVDAETNDNWHWFLLQMKTALSTSCPITFVADKLKGLKESIAEIFKGSFHGYCLRYLSEQLIQDLKGQFSHEVKRLMIEDLNAAAYACRPEIFQRCMESIKSISLEAYNWILQSEPQSWANSFFQGARYNYMTSNFGEMFYSWVSDAHELPITQMVDVIRGKIMELIYTRRADSNQWLTRLTPSAEEKLEKESLKVHSLQVLLSAGSIFEVRGESVEVVDIDRWDCSCKDWQLSGLPCCHALAVIGCIGRSPYDYCSRYFTTESYRLTYSESVHPVPNVDMPLEKDSSQVAVTVTPPPTRRPPGRPTTKKYGQQDVVKRQLQCSRCKGLGHNKSTCKVVEC, from the exons ATGGTGGAGATAAAAATGATAGCTATTTGTCAGTTGGGTGGTGAATTTGTGACGGATAAGGATGGTACTTTGTCGTATAGAGGTGGTGATGCTCATGCTATAGACATTGATGACCAAATTAAGTTCAATGACTTCAAGTTGGAGGTGGCTGAGATGTTTAATTGCAGTGTCAATACCATGTCTCTCAAATACTTTCTTCCAGGCAATAAGAAGACTCTTATTACCATCTCTAATGACAAGGACTTGAAGCGGATGATAAAATTTCACGGGGATTCTGTCACTGCAGATGTTTATGTGATTTTGGAAGATAATTTTCTGCCTGGTGTCTCAAATTTGCCTGCCAGTAG ATCAAGCAGAACAACTCTGTCTGAAGCAGTGCCTCCTATTGATGCTCCTCTTGCCATTTTGGAGGATATCACTCAGCCTGATAACTCGCTTGTGGCACCTCTTGATCTTGATGTTGTAGATGATACCAATAATgttgatattcatattgaagatcaGCAGATTGATCCACTTGAAATTTCACccattcttcctcttcttgcTTCCAATGATGAGAAACATGCTAAAGGTGCACAGCAATGGCAGAATACTATTACTGGAGTAGGTCAAAGATTCAGCAGTGTTCATGAATTTCGCGAATCATTGCGTAAATATGCCATTGCACACCAGTTTGCATTTAGATATAAGAAGAACGATAGCCATCGTGTAACAGTTAAATGCAAAGCCGAAGGTTGTCCCTGGAGAATTCATGCGTCAAGGTTGTCGACCACTCAACTAATTTGCATCAAGAAGATGAATCCAACTCATACATGTGAAGGGTCGGTGGTGACAACAGGACATCAGGCAACTCGGAGCTGGGTAGCTAGTATTATTAAGGAAAAGTTGAAAGTTTTCCCAAATTACAAGCCCAAGGATATTGTCAATGACATCAAACATGAATATGGAATCCAACTAAACTACTTCCAGGCATGGCGTGGGAAAGAAATTGCAAAGGAGCAGCTTCAGGGTTCATACAAAGAGGCATATAATCAGTTACCATTTTTCTGTGACAAGATAATGGAGACAAATCCTGGTAGCCTGGCAACATTCACCACAAAGGATGACTCAAGTTTTGAGCGCCTATTTGTCTCATTCCATGCCTCATTGTATGGTTTTGTTCAAGGTTGCAGAcctcttcttttccttgatAGCTTacctttaaattcaaaatatcaaGGTACATTATTAGCTGCAACAGCTGCAGATGGGAATGATAGCGTGTTTCCTGTTGCTTTTGCATTAGTAGATGCAGAAACTAATGATAATTGGCATTGGTTCTTACTTCAAATGAAAACTGCACTGTCAACTTCTTGTCCAATAACATTTGTGGCAGACAAACTAAAGGGCTTAAAGGAATCAATTGCCGAGATATTCAAGGGCTCATTCCATGGCTATTGCCTACGGTATTTGTCTGAGCAACTTATTCAGGACTTGAAGGGGCAGTTTTCTCATGAGGTTAAGCGACTAATGATTGAAGACTTAAATGCTGCTGCCTATGCATGTAGGCCTGAAATCTTCCAGAGGTGCATGGAGAGCATCAAAAGTATTTCACTGGAAGCTTACAATTGGATCCTCCAAAGTGAACCGCAAAGTTGGGCGAATTCATTTTTTCAGGGTGCAAGATACAATTACATGACATCTAACTTTGGAGAGATGTTCTACAGCTGGGTATCAGATGCACATGAGTTACCAATAACACAGATGGTTGATGTGATACGGGGTAAGATTATGGAGTTGATTTATACAAGGCGGGCAGATTCCAACCAGTGGCTGACAAGATTAACTCCATCTGCGGAGGAAAAGCTAGAGAAGGAAAGTTTGAAAGTACATTCCCTTCAGGTGCTGCTGTCAGCTGGTAGTATATTTGAGGTTCGTGGAGAATCTGTTGAAGTGGTTGATATCGACCGCTGGGATTGTAGTTGCAAAGATTGGCAGCTTTCTGGTTTACCTTGTTGCCATGCTCTTGCTGTCATTGGTTGTATTGGCAGGAGTCCATATGATTATTGTTCAAGATATTTCACAACTGAAAGCTACCGATTGACGTATTCGGAGTCTGTTCACCCTGTACCCAATGTGGACATGCCTCTTGAGAAAGATTCTTCTCAGGTTGCAGTAACTGTAACCCCTCCTCCGACCCGGCGTCCTCCAGGCCGGCCTACCACAAAGAAATATGGACAACAAGATGTAGTCAAACGTCAGCTCCAGTGCAGTAGATGCAAGGGTCTTGGGCACAACAAGTCCACTTGCAAAGTTGTAGAGTGTTAG